A stretch of the Thermus thermophilus genome encodes the following:
- the pilO gene encoding type 4a pilus biogenesis protein PilO has translation MLARLGQREWALLAMVLTALLGLLWYYLLIVPTRQEIATVRQEIDRLTIERNRGLQARRALPELRATIAALQAQRLAFLRALPREERLAEVLSEVLQDAEANGVVVRSFTRSRASAPVPEVRAVNLALALEAPFPETYAYLRRLEDLSRFSTLSGLNLSVQSQEANPTLATSLTLTVYVLAQGVEAETGGGTP, from the coding sequence GTGCTCGCTAGGCTGGGACAGCGGGAGTGGGCCCTCCTGGCCATGGTCCTCACCGCCCTCCTGGGGCTCCTCTGGTACTACCTGCTCATCGTGCCCACGAGGCAGGAGATCGCGACCGTCCGGCAGGAGATTGACCGCCTCACCATAGAGCGCAACCGCGGGCTCCAGGCCCGGCGGGCCCTTCCCGAGCTCCGCGCCACCATCGCCGCCCTTCAGGCCCAAAGGCTCGCCTTCCTCCGGGCCCTGCCCCGGGAAGAAAGGCTCGCCGAGGTCCTCTCCGAGGTGCTCCAGGACGCGGAGGCGAACGGGGTGGTGGTCCGAAGCTTCACCCGAAGCCGCGCCTCGGCCCCGGTGCCCGAGGTGCGGGCCGTGAACCTGGCCTTGGCCCTCGAGGCCCCCTTCCCCGAGACCTACGCCTACCTGCGGCGCCTGGAGGACCTCTCCCGCTTCAGCACCCTTTCCGGCCTCAACCTGAGCGTCCAGAGCCAGGAAGCGAACCCCACCCTCGCCACCAGCCTCACCTTGACCGTCTACGTGCTGGCCCAGGGGGTGGAGGCGGAAACGGGAGGGGGCACCCCATGA
- the aroC gene encoding chorismate synthase, with the protein MRFLTAGESHGPELLAIIEGLPAGLPLSEEDINPWLEKRQKGYGRGRRMVIERDRVEFRAGVRAGRTTGAPVALAIKNADFKNWAEIMDPAPGNWPRKRALTAARPGHADLVGGMKYGHKDLRDVLERASARETAMRVAVGAVAMKLLSLLGVEGVGYVPGMAGVWSQVPFSWDLLPRIEESPLRMTDPEAEAEAIRRIDQAKAEGDTLGGVIEARFRGLVPGLGSHVHWDRKLDGRLAQMALSIPAVKGVEIGPAFENAMKRGSEVHDAIYWSPERGFYRKTNRAGGLEGGMTTGEELVIRAALKPIATLMKPLPTVDVVTHEPKDAARERSDTTAVPAASVILCALSAIVLAQAYLEKFGGDTLEEVQERVERYRERVRAY; encoded by the coding sequence ATGCGGTTTCTCACGGCAGGCGAGTCCCACGGGCCCGAGCTTCTCGCCATCATTGAAGGGCTTCCCGCCGGGCTTCCCCTTAGCGAGGAGGACATCAACCCCTGGCTGGAGAAGCGGCAGAAGGGCTACGGCCGGGGCCGGCGCATGGTCATTGAGCGCGACCGGGTGGAGTTTCGCGCCGGGGTGAGGGCGGGCCGCACCACGGGCGCCCCCGTGGCCTTGGCCATCAAGAACGCCGACTTCAAGAACTGGGCCGAGATCATGGACCCCGCCCCGGGGAACTGGCCCAGGAAACGGGCCCTGACCGCGGCCAGGCCGGGCCACGCCGACCTCGTCGGGGGCATGAAGTACGGGCACAAGGACCTGAGGGACGTGCTGGAAAGGGCCAGCGCCCGGGAGACGGCCATGCGGGTGGCCGTGGGGGCCGTGGCCATGAAGCTCCTCTCCCTCCTCGGGGTGGAGGGGGTGGGGTATGTGCCGGGGATGGCGGGGGTGTGGTCCCAGGTGCCCTTCTCCTGGGACCTTTTGCCCCGCATTGAGGAAAGCCCCTTGCGCATGACCGACCCCGAGGCCGAGGCCGAGGCCATCCGCCGCATTGACCAGGCCAAGGCCGAGGGGGACACCCTGGGCGGGGTCATTGAGGCCCGCTTCCGGGGGCTCGTGCCGGGCCTGGGAAGCCACGTCCACTGGGACCGGAAGCTGGACGGAAGGCTCGCCCAGATGGCCCTCTCCATTCCCGCGGTAAAGGGAGTGGAGATCGGCCCCGCCTTTGAAAACGCCATGAAGCGGGGCTCCGAGGTGCACGACGCCATCTACTGGAGCCCGGAGCGGGGCTTCTACCGGAAGACCAACCGGGCAGGGGGGCTGGAAGGGGGCATGACCACGGGGGAGGAGCTCGTGATCCGGGCCGCCTTAAAACCCATCGCCACCCTGATGAAGCCCCTCCCCACCGTGGACGTGGTGACCCACGAGCCCAAGGACGCCGCCAGGGAGAGAAGCGACACCACGGCGGTGCCCGCGGCGAGCGTCATCCTCTGCGCCCTCTCGGCCATCGTCCTGGCCCAGGCCTACCTGGAGAAGTTCGGGGGGGACACCCTGGAGGAAGTCCAGGAGCGGGTGGAGCGCTACCGGGAGCGGGTGCGGGCCTACTGA
- a CDS encoding homoisocitrate dehydrogenase: protein MAYRICLIEGDGIGHEVIPAARRVLEATGLPLEFVEAEAGWETFERRGTSVPEETVEKILSCHATLFGAATSPTRKVPGFFGAIRYLRRRLDLYANVRPAKSRPIPGSRPGVDLVIVRENTEGLYVEQERRYLDVAIADAVISKKASERIGRAALRIAESRPRKTLHIAHKANVLPLTQGLFLDTVKEVAKDFPLVNVQDIIVDNCAMQLVMRPERFDVIVTTNLLGDILSDLVAGLVGGLGLAPSGNIGDTTAVFEPVHGSAPDIAGKGIANPTAAILSAAMMLDYLGEKEAAKRVEKAVDLVLERGPRTPDLGGDATTEAFTEAVVEALKNL from the coding sequence ATGGCGTACCGGATCTGCTTGATTGAGGGCGACGGCATCGGGCACGAGGTCATTCCCGCGGCGCGGAGGGTGCTGGAGGCCACGGGCCTCCCCCTGGAGTTCGTGGAGGCGGAGGCGGGCTGGGAGACCTTTGAGAGAAGAGGGACCTCCGTCCCCGAGGAGACGGTGGAGAAGATCCTCTCCTGCCACGCCACCCTCTTCGGGGCCGCCACCAGCCCCACCCGTAAAGTGCCGGGCTTCTTTGGGGCCATCCGCTACCTCAGGCGCAGGCTGGACCTCTACGCCAACGTCCGCCCCGCCAAAAGCCGCCCCATCCCGGGAAGCCGCCCCGGCGTGGACCTGGTCATCGTCCGGGAGAACACCGAAGGGCTTTACGTGGAGCAGGAAAGGCGCTACCTGGACGTGGCCATCGCCGACGCCGTCATCTCCAAGAAGGCCAGCGAGCGCATCGGCCGGGCCGCCTTAAGGATCGCGGAGAGCCGGCCCCGCAAAACCCTTCACATCGCCCACAAGGCCAACGTCCTCCCCCTCACTCAGGGGCTCTTCCTGGACACGGTCAAGGAAGTGGCCAAGGACTTCCCCCTGGTGAACGTGCAGGACATCATCGTGGACAACTGCGCCATGCAGCTCGTCATGCGTCCCGAGCGCTTTGACGTCATCGTCACCACCAACCTCCTGGGGGACATCCTCTCCGACCTCGTCGCGGGGCTCGTGGGGGGGTTGGGCCTCGCCCCCTCGGGCAACATCGGGGACACCACCGCGGTCTTTGAGCCCGTCCACGGCTCCGCCCCCGACATCGCGGGCAAGGGCATCGCCAACCCCACGGCGGCCATCCTCTCCGCGGCCATGATGCTGGACTACCTGGGGGAGAAGGAGGCGGCCAAGCGGGTGGAGAAGGCGGTGGACCTGGTGCTGGAGCGGGGGCCCAGGACCCCCGACCTGGGCGGGGACGCCACTACGGAAGCCTTCACCGAGGCCGTGGTGGAGGCGCTCAAGAACCTGTAG
- a CDS encoding competence protein, whose product MKNAWQRLKEAWENLPRSTKILLAALLLVGNVALWYVGLYLPAQVTEAPTPAPSTQVIEAPPIPPLAPQEEAKPQAEAPAQGEGQAPTSPQEEAQAPPPAPVARAEPPPPNPFVPLVVETPPPPPAPASRPAPVPEGPPVRVQPPAPAPRAAPATRPIPGTSGALPAPKVLSPALAAPLPEPKETPPKVALPTALVEAPLPGPEERGAEEPPTPASPLERLVAEKGLRLSGTLLGPVSVAILESKEGYLVVPVGSPIPGTEAVVRQVEEGSVTLALKEETLNLSLVQAGGGQ is encoded by the coding sequence ATGAAGAACGCCTGGCAACGCCTGAAGGAAGCCTGGGAAAACCTGCCCAGGTCCACCAAGATCCTCCTGGCGGCCCTCCTTCTCGTGGGGAACGTGGCCCTTTGGTACGTGGGCCTCTACCTCCCGGCCCAGGTGACGGAAGCGCCCACCCCAGCCCCCTCCACGCAGGTCATTGAGGCCCCGCCAATCCCGCCCCTCGCCCCCCAGGAAGAGGCCAAGCCACAGGCCGAAGCCCCGGCCCAAGGGGAGGGCCAGGCGCCCACTTCTCCCCAAGAGGAGGCCCAGGCGCCCCCGCCTGCCCCCGTGGCCCGGGCCGAGCCTCCGCCCCCGAACCCCTTCGTCCCCCTGGTGGTGGAAACCCCACCCCCACCTCCGGCCCCCGCCTCCCGCCCGGCGCCCGTCCCCGAGGGACCCCCCGTCCGGGTCCAGCCCCCCGCCCCGGCCCCCCGGGCGGCCCCCGCCACCCGGCCCATTCCCGGGACCTCCGGCGCCCTCCCGGCGCCCAAGGTCCTCTCCCCCGCCCTGGCCGCCCCCCTGCCCGAGCCCAAGGAAACGCCGCCTAAGGTCGCCCTGCCCACGGCGCTCGTGGAGGCCCCCCTCCCCGGGCCCGAGGAAAGAGGGGCGGAGGAGCCCCCCACCCCGGCCTCGCCGCTGGAGCGCCTGGTGGCGGAAAAGGGGCTCCGCCTCTCGGGGACCCTCCTCGGCCCCGTGAGCGTGGCCATCCTGGAGAGCAAGGAGGGCTACCTCGTCGTCCCGGTGGGAAGCCCCATCCCCGGCACGGAGGCCGTGGTGCGCCAGGTGGAGGAAGGAAGCGTGACCCTGGCCTTGAAGGAGGAAACCTTGAACTTGTCCCTCGTCCAAGCTGGAGGTGGCCAATGA
- a CDS encoding secretin N-terminal domain-containing protein — protein MKSAWIRAAVIALAGLGAFGLAGSFPEEPRFQAPVNLKVSESQVKAGQTLPLDVVLEALARSVGLQPLIYRAYDTSGDPAKAQPPLPNIKLDFQGKPFREVWDLLFATYGVQYGLDYLFLPPDVVVVAPTQVITALVDAPSRAGTTERRPYIVGIPEIAYERTETDAQGQTRTVVNIEGAKTWVQNDLLPFLSREAAGLNANWIVVEEGGRLKAVLSVLATPEQHARFADILQRAGIDFRPLPALAQPKPRVERTYTLTYATFPDLLAFLQSRLPEAQISVVPTNPQRAIVLATEEDHARLSELLKAADVPKTVRKVYALQNLTFREAQERLKPLLEKELKGARLEGLPGNPKALLLEAPEAEHALFAEILKALDVPPQAPEAPQEATLRRLYPLRYANAEQVAPFLAREVPGIVVQTVPGQPVLSVRGTEKQLAEVESLLAQIDRAPEQGPPVFQRAYQLSNAKAVELAQVLQEALKARQAQNQGQQNQALPTREATVVADPRTNTLIVTGTQEDLALVEGLIPRLDQAVPQVNLRVRIQEVQSNLTRNLGLKWNTVAGGNVVASVLDSGLSLIFDSTRSLAALNILATLEALQRQGLSRALRDVNQTVLNNQTARLQSGETFLIRRVVGDRVERVPFDIGIIVEVTPQITADGQILLNIKAEVSGNVQRNPVDGDVDRFTKQVVTTTLRVRDGETVVLGGLTSQENNQTQQGVPLLMDIPLIGELFKQRTNETTDRELLVVITADILKETASANP, from the coding sequence ATGAAGAGCGCGTGGATCCGTGCGGCCGTGATCGCCCTCGCAGGGCTAGGGGCCTTTGGCCTTGCGGGGAGCTTTCCCGAGGAGCCCCGCTTCCAGGCCCCGGTGAACCTCAAGGTCTCGGAATCCCAGGTCAAGGCGGGCCAGACCCTGCCCTTGGACGTGGTCCTCGAGGCCCTGGCGAGGAGCGTGGGCCTCCAGCCCCTCATCTACCGGGCCTACGATACAAGCGGAGACCCCGCCAAGGCTCAGCCCCCCCTGCCCAACATCAAGCTGGACTTCCAGGGCAAGCCCTTCCGGGAGGTGTGGGACCTCCTCTTCGCCACCTACGGGGTCCAGTACGGCCTGGACTACCTCTTCCTGCCCCCCGACGTGGTGGTGGTGGCCCCCACCCAGGTGATCACCGCCCTGGTGGACGCCCCAAGCCGCGCGGGGACCACGGAGCGCAGGCCCTACATCGTGGGCATCCCCGAGATCGCCTACGAGCGCACGGAGACGGACGCCCAGGGCCAGACCCGCACCGTGGTCAACATTGAGGGCGCCAAGACCTGGGTGCAAAACGACCTCCTCCCCTTCCTCTCCCGGGAGGCCGCAGGGCTCAACGCGAACTGGATCGTGGTGGAGGAGGGCGGGAGGCTCAAGGCCGTCCTCTCCGTCCTCGCCACCCCCGAGCAGCACGCCCGCTTCGCCGACATCCTGCAACGGGCGGGGATTGACTTCCGCCCCCTCCCCGCCCTGGCCCAGCCCAAGCCCCGGGTGGAGAGGACCTACACCCTCACCTACGCCACCTTCCCCGACCTCCTCGCCTTCCTTCAGTCCCGCCTCCCCGAGGCCCAGATCAGCGTGGTGCCCACCAACCCCCAAAGGGCCATCGTCCTCGCCACCGAGGAGGACCACGCCCGCTTGAGCGAGCTCCTGAAGGCCGCCGACGTCCCCAAGACCGTCCGGAAGGTCTACGCCTTGCAGAACCTCACCTTCAGGGAGGCCCAGGAACGCCTAAAGCCCCTCCTGGAAAAGGAGCTCAAGGGGGCCCGCCTGGAGGGTCTCCCCGGCAACCCCAAGGCCCTCCTCCTCGAGGCCCCCGAGGCGGAGCACGCCCTCTTCGCCGAGATCCTGAAGGCCCTGGACGTCCCCCCCCAGGCCCCCGAAGCCCCCCAGGAGGCCACCTTAAGGCGCCTCTACCCCCTGCGCTACGCCAACGCCGAGCAGGTGGCCCCCTTCCTCGCCCGGGAGGTGCCGGGGATCGTGGTCCAGACCGTCCCCGGCCAACCCGTTCTCTCGGTGCGGGGCACGGAGAAGCAGCTTGCCGAGGTGGAAAGCCTCCTCGCCCAGATTGACCGGGCCCCCGAGCAGGGCCCCCCCGTCTTCCAGCGGGCCTACCAGCTCTCCAACGCCAAGGCGGTGGAGCTCGCCCAGGTGCTCCAGGAGGCGCTCAAGGCCCGGCAGGCCCAGAACCAGGGCCAGCAGAACCAGGCCCTCCCCACCCGGGAGGCCACGGTGGTGGCCGACCCCAGGACCAACACCCTCATCGTCACCGGCACCCAGGAGGACCTCGCCCTGGTGGAGGGCCTCATCCCCAGGCTGGACCAGGCGGTGCCCCAGGTGAACCTCCGGGTGCGCATCCAAGAGGTGCAGTCCAACCTCACCCGCAACCTCGGCCTCAAGTGGAACACCGTGGCCGGGGGGAACGTGGTGGCGAGCGTTTTGGACTCGGGGCTTTCCCTCATCTTTGACTCCACCCGTAGCCTCGCCGCCCTCAACATCCTGGCCACCCTCGAGGCCCTCCAGCGCCAGGGCCTTTCCCGGGCCCTCCGGGATGTGAACCAGACGGTGCTCAACAACCAGACCGCCCGGCTCCAGTCCGGCGAAACCTTCCTCATCCGCCGGGTGGTGGGGGACCGGGTGGAGCGGGTGCCCTTTGACATCGGCATCATCGTGGAGGTCACCCCGCAGATCACCGCCGACGGCCAGATCCTCCTCAACATCAAGGCCGAGGTCTCGGGGAACGTCCAACGCAACCCCGTGGACGGGGACGTGGACCGCTTCACCAAGCAGGTGGTGACCACCACCCTCCGGGTGAGGGACGGGGAGACCGTGGTCCTCGGGGGCCTCACCTCCCAGGAGAACAACCAGACCCAGCAGGGGGTGCCCCTCCTCATGGACATCCCCCTCATCGGGGAGCTCTTCAAGCAACGGACCAACGAGACCACGGACCGGGAGCTTCTGGTGGTCATCACCGCCGACATCCTCAAGGAGACGGCCTCGGCGAACCCCTAA
- a CDS encoding HD-GYP domain-containing protein, producing the protein MAPPLFSHPGGPDQVAHEGIFALALVVLTPPWIPPLFSFLFQWSRKVWYKELFNRSQDGLATALAALAWQFFQQNPLYLGSWNLSAGVGIAAASLAFFLANTTLVTTAIHLANNVPWREVWRKNSAWIAASYLLLSPIALLLARAYETPLLAGWGGWTVLFFLIPLYYSRFYWDEKVRLEQAFDTTLELLMNALEAKDPMTRLHSERVADISRDLARKIKNGDEAYAQAIYRAARLHDIGKIAIPEAVLLKPGTLTPQEFALIQSHTTKGAELLSPARKVAFDQLVYNVILYHHERWDGRGYPKRLAGHEIPEEARIVGLADAYEAMTAGRPYREAKTPEEALREVQEFSGHQFDPRLVEAFTELWAQNPIWRDRHAYLAAKEGSVSRSTFSQPSSASASPLPSEPGSRTSEE; encoded by the coding sequence ATGGCACCCCCTCTTTTTTCACACCCCGGGGGTCCAGATCAAGTAGCACACGAAGGTATTTTTGCTCTTGCGCTGGTAGTTTTAACGCCTCCATGGATTCCCCCTCTTTTCAGCTTCCTCTTTCAATGGAGCCGTAAGGTCTGGTACAAGGAGCTCTTCAACCGCTCCCAGGACGGCCTGGCCACCGCCCTGGCGGCCCTGGCCTGGCAGTTTTTCCAGCAGAACCCCCTTTACCTCGGTTCCTGGAACCTATCCGCAGGGGTGGGCATCGCCGCGGCCTCCCTGGCCTTTTTTCTCGCCAACACCACCCTGGTGACCACCGCCATCCACCTGGCCAACAACGTCCCATGGCGAGAGGTTTGGCGCAAAAACTCCGCGTGGATTGCTGCCAGCTACCTCCTCCTCTCCCCCATCGCCCTCCTCCTGGCCCGGGCCTACGAGACGCCCCTTCTCGCGGGCTGGGGCGGGTGGACGGTGCTCTTCTTCCTCATCCCCCTCTACTACAGCCGCTTCTACTGGGACGAGAAGGTGCGCCTGGAGCAGGCCTTTGACACCACCCTGGAGCTTCTCATGAACGCCCTGGAGGCCAAGGACCCCATGACCCGCCTCCACTCCGAGCGCGTGGCGGACATCTCCCGCGACCTGGCCCGGAAGATAAAAAACGGGGACGAGGCCTACGCCCAGGCCATCTACCGGGCGGCCCGGCTCCACGACATCGGCAAGATCGCCATCCCCGAGGCCGTCCTCCTCAAGCCCGGAACCCTCACCCCCCAAGAGTTCGCCCTCATCCAAAGCCACACCACCAAGGGGGCCGAGCTCCTCTCCCCGGCGCGGAAGGTGGCCTTTGACCAGCTCGTCTACAACGTCATCCTCTACCACCACGAGCGCTGGGACGGGCGGGGCTACCCAAAACGGCTCGCCGGGCACGAGATCCCCGAGGAAGCCCGCATCGTGGGCCTGGCGGACGCTTACGAGGCCATGACCGCGGGCCGCCCCTACCGCGAGGCCAAGACCCCCGAGGAAGCGCTAAGGGAGGTCCAGGAGTTCTCCGGCCACCAGTTTGACCCCCGGTTGGTGGAAGCCTTCACCGAGCTTTGGGCGCAGAACCCCATCTGGCGCGACCGCCACGCCTACCTGGCGGCAAAGGAGGGATCGGTATCACGCTCTACCTTTTCGCAGCCCTCTTCGGCCTCGGCCTCGCCCTTGCCCTCGGAGCCCGGCTCAAGGACCTCGGAGGAATAG
- the pilM gene encoding type IV pilus assembly protein PilM gives MFKSLSQLFRPRVEALGLEIGASALKLVEVSGNPPALKALASRPTPPGLLVEGMVAEPTALAQEIKELLLEARTRKRYVITALSNLSVILRPIQVPKMPLKEMEEAVRWEAERYIPFPIDEVVLDFAPLTPLSEVQEGEQVQVMVAAARQEAVAGVLEALRGAGLVPVVLDVKPFAGLYPLEARLAEEPHRVFLVLDIGAESTSLVLLRGDKPLAVRVLTLSGKDFTEAIARSFNLDLLAAEEVKRTYGMATIPTEDEELLLDFDAERERYSPGRIYDAIRPVLVELTQELRRSLEFFRIQLEEASPEVGYLLGGGSKLRGLASLLTDTLGVNFEPVNPWEAVAVDPKRFEAEQLQEMGPEFAVALGLALRGVEPLD, from the coding sequence GTGTTCAAAAGCCTTAGCCAGCTCTTCCGACCCAGGGTTGAGGCCCTGGGGTTGGAGATCGGGGCCTCCGCCCTGAAGCTCGTGGAGGTGTCCGGGAACCCCCCTGCCCTCAAAGCCCTGGCCTCCCGCCCCACCCCGCCCGGCCTCCTGGTGGAAGGGATGGTGGCCGAGCCTACCGCGTTGGCCCAGGAGATCAAGGAGCTTCTCCTCGAGGCCCGCACCCGCAAGCGCTACGTGATCACCGCCCTCTCCAACCTGTCGGTGATCCTCCGCCCCATCCAGGTCCCCAAGATGCCCCTCAAGGAGATGGAAGAGGCGGTGCGCTGGGAGGCGGAGCGCTACATTCCCTTCCCCATTGACGAAGTGGTCCTGGACTTCGCCCCCCTGACCCCCCTCTCCGAGGTGCAGGAGGGGGAGCAGGTCCAGGTGATGGTGGCGGCGGCGCGGCAGGAGGCGGTGGCGGGGGTCCTCGAGGCCCTGAGGGGGGCGGGGCTCGTCCCCGTGGTGCTGGACGTGAAGCCCTTCGCCGGGCTTTACCCTCTGGAGGCCAGGCTTGCGGAGGAACCCCACCGGGTCTTCCTCGTCCTGGACATCGGGGCCGAGAGCACGAGCCTCGTCCTGCTCCGGGGGGACAAGCCCCTGGCAGTGCGCGTCCTCACCCTCTCGGGCAAGGACTTCACCGAGGCCATCGCCCGAAGCTTCAACCTGGACCTCCTCGCCGCCGAAGAGGTGAAGCGGACCTACGGGATGGCCACCATCCCCACCGAGGACGAGGAGCTCCTCCTGGACTTTGACGCCGAACGGGAGCGCTACAGCCCGGGGCGCATCTACGACGCCATCCGCCCGGTGCTGGTGGAGCTCACCCAGGAGCTCCGCCGTAGCCTGGAGTTCTTCCGCATCCAGCTGGAGGAGGCCTCGCCCGAGGTGGGCTACCTCCTGGGCGGGGGGAGCAAGCTCAGGGGGCTTGCCTCCCTCCTCACCGACACCCTGGGGGTGAACTTTGAGCCCGTGAACCCCTGGGAGGCGGTGGCGGTGGACCCCAAGCGCTTTGAGGCGGAGCAACTCCAGGAGATGGGGCCGGAGTTCGCCGTGGCCCTGGGCTTGGCGTTGAGGGGGGTGGAGCCCCTTGATTAG
- a CDS encoding flagellar protein FliT, which produces MIRLNLLPKNLRRRVEPGWWRLLAFLFALVVLGVLGLVHYTAYTELSLAKAERDQLQAEVEALRPFIAELGRLQEERKALEALLAIREGLEKNAVPWSQYLAAFINQIPRAGGRLEVALRSVSARALSEEEAARVAQEGTYDGKRIRVEFALQGEALSREALVRFIRAFETSPRFGIEFQGASLDEGRGLYTFSARVGVTGGESGAR; this is translated from the coding sequence TTGATTAGGCTGAACCTCCTCCCCAAGAACCTCCGGCGCCGGGTGGAACCGGGCTGGTGGCGCCTTCTCGCCTTCCTCTTCGCCCTGGTCGTCCTCGGGGTCTTGGGGCTCGTTCACTACACCGCCTACACCGAGCTTTCCCTGGCCAAGGCGGAGCGGGACCAGCTCCAGGCGGAGGTGGAGGCCCTGAGGCCCTTCATCGCCGAGCTCGGCCGCCTGCAGGAGGAGCGTAAGGCCCTCGAGGCCCTCCTCGCCATCCGGGAAGGCCTGGAGAAAAACGCCGTGCCCTGGTCCCAGTACCTGGCCGCCTTCATCAACCAGATCCCCAGGGCGGGGGGGCGCCTCGAGGTGGCCCTCCGCTCGGTGAGCGCCCGCGCCCTCTCGGAAGAGGAGGCCGCCCGCGTGGCCCAGGAGGGCACCTACGACGGCAAGCGGATCCGGGTGGAGTTCGCCCTCCAGGGGGAGGCCCTGAGCCGGGAGGCCTTGGTCCGGTTCATCCGGGCCTTTGAGACCTCTCCCCGGTTCGGCATTGAGTTCCAAGGGGCCTCCCTGGACGAGGGCCGGGGGCTTTACACCTTCAGCGCCCGCGTGGGCGTGACGGGGGGTGAAAGCGGTGCTCGCTAG
- a CDS encoding shikimate kinase, giving the protein MARLEVPRPATFVSLTGFMGVGKSRIGRELARALMLHFIDLDRYIERRTGISIPDIFRHLGEEAFRRMEKEAVRELVGKDYLVLSLGGGTFMDPESQKALLSRGPVVALWASPETILERTLRKPGERPLLQVENPLERIRTLLEVRAPVYRKAHIHVSTDGRRVEDVVEEIVEKLWRHAEARGT; this is encoded by the coding sequence ATGGCCCGCCTCGAGGTCCCCCGCCCCGCCACCTTCGTGAGCCTCACCGGGTTCATGGGGGTGGGGAAAAGCCGCATCGGGCGGGAGCTCGCCCGGGCGCTCATGCTCCACTTCATTGACCTGGACCGCTACATAGAGCGGCGCACCGGGATCTCCATCCCCGACATCTTCCGCCACCTGGGGGAGGAGGCCTTCCGCAGGATGGAGAAGGAGGCGGTGCGGGAGCTCGTGGGAAAGGACTACCTGGTCCTCTCCCTGGGCGGGGGGACCTTCATGGACCCGGAAAGCCAAAAGGCCCTCCTCAGCCGCGGGCCCGTGGTGGCCCTATGGGCAAGCCCGGAGACCATCCTGGAAAGGACCCTGCGCAAGCCCGGGGAAAGGCCCCTCCTCCAGGTGGAAAACCCCCTGGAGAGGATCCGGACCCTCCTCGAGGTCCGGGCCCCCGTCTACCGCAAGGCCCACATCCACGTCTCCACCGACGGGCGTCGCGTGGAGGACGTGGTGGAGGAGATCGTGGAGAAGCTCTGGCGCCATGCAGAGGCTAGAGGTACGTGA
- a CDS encoding DUF5317 domain-containing protein: MAYGTYRGLFPPEVAGPLAKLLVLLLVGYGLYQNRHLKSLYLVLLGLFLNTLVIFANGGHMPVSLAALERAGIAEFAGLLRTKGDAVHALLDETTRLPFLGDVIPLPPLRKVVSPGDLFILLGIVGVVVEGALKGGIRLGRRALALRLLLYLAFVLALLTLRG, encoded by the coding sequence CTGGCCTACGGGACTTACCGGGGCCTCTTCCCCCCGGAGGTGGCCGGCCCCTTGGCCAAGCTTCTGGTCCTCCTCCTGGTGGGCTACGGCCTTTACCAGAACCGCCACCTGAAAAGCCTCTACCTGGTGCTCCTGGGCCTTTTCCTCAACACCCTGGTGATCTTCGCCAACGGGGGGCACATGCCGGTAAGCCTCGCCGCTCTGGAGCGGGCGGGCATCGCGGAGTTTGCAGGCCTCCTGCGCACCAAAGGGGACGCGGTCCACGCCCTTCTGGACGAGACCACGCGCCTGCCCTTCTTAGGGGACGTGATCCCCCTGCCCCCCTTGCGCAAGGTGGTGAGCCCGGGGGACCTCTTCATCCTCCTGGGGATCGTCGGCGTGGTGGTGGAGGGGGCCCTTAAGGGCGGGATCCGCCTAGGGCGGAGGGCGCTCGCCCTCCGCCTCCTCCTCTACCTCGCCTTTGTCCTCGCCCTCCTCACCCTGCGCGGGTAA